One segment of Hippopotamus amphibius kiboko isolate mHipAmp2 chromosome 2, mHipAmp2.hap2, whole genome shotgun sequence DNA contains the following:
- the RPS6 gene encoding 40S ribosomal protein S6 — MKLNISFPASGCQKLIEVDDERKLRTFYEKRMATEVAADALGEEWKGYVVRISGGNDKQGFPMKQGVLTHGRVRLLLSKGHSCYRPRRTGERKRKSVRGCIVDANLSVLNLVIVKKGEKDIPGLTDTTVPRRLGPKRASRIRKLFNLSKEDDVRQYVVRKPLNKEGKKPRTKAPKIQRLVTPRVLQHKRRRIALKKQRTKKNKEEAAEYAKLLAKRMKEAKEKRQEQIAKRRRLSSLRASTSKSESSQK; from the exons ATGAAG CTGAACATCTCTTTCCCGGCCAGTGGCTGCCAGAAACTCATTGAAGTGGACGATGAAAGAAAACTTCGTACCTTTTATGAGAAGCGTATGGCCACAGAAGTTGCTGCTGACGCTCTGGGTGAAGAATGGAAG GGTTACGTGGTCCGAATCAGTGGCGGGAACGACAAACAAGGTTTCCCCATGAAGCAGGGTGTCTTGACCCATGGGCGAGTCCGGCTGCTACTGAGCAAGGGGCATTCCTGTTACAGACCAAGGAGGACTGGAGAAAGAAAGCGCAAATCTGTACGGGGTTGCATTGTGGATGCCAATCTGAGTGTTCTCAATTTGGTGATCGTAAAAAAAG GGGAGAAGGATATTCCTGGACTCACTGATACTACTGTGCCTCGTCGCCTGGGGCCCAAAAGAGCCAGCAGAATCCGCAAACTTTTCAATCTCTCTAAAGAAGATGATGTCCGCCAGTATGTTGTGAGAAAACCCCTAAACAAAGAAG gtAAGAAACCTAGGACCAAAGCACCCAAGATTCAACGTCTTGTTACTCCACGTGTCCTGCAACACAAACGTCGGCGTATTGCTCTGAAGAAACAGCGTACTAAGAAAAATAAGGAGGAGGCTGCAGAATATGCTAAACTTTTAGCCAAGAGAATGAAG gagGCCAAAGAAAAACGCCAGGAACAGATTGCCAAGAGACGGAGGCTGTCCTCTCTGAGAGCATCCACTTCTAAATCTGAGTCCAGTCAAAAATGA